ATGCCGTCATCATGGAACCGGCCATCGTCGATGTGAACAAAATGACCGGCGATTTCCGCCCGGGTTGGCGTCTTGCGGAACAATCCTTCGGTGCGGCCGGCGTCGGAACCTCCCTCACGCGGCAAGTGCCAGATTTGCGGTGTCGGCAACGCCAGTCGCAATACCCATGCATCCAGAAGGTGGTGTTGCCAGTCTTCGTACAACCACAGTGCAGTGCCATCCTGACCCCATTTTCGGCCCCAACTGTTCTGGACCCAGAAACCGCTCTTGTTGTAGCCAACAATCGAGAAAGCGTGGGCACCTTCGGCTTCATCTCGCAACGGAATAATGCCGGTCTTCTTCGAAGGATTGCTCCAGCCGGAGTGGATATCCGCGGAGCAGAAGATGACGCCGGTTTCATTCAGTGCAGCGTGGAAGTCTGAGACGCGGGTACCGAGTCTGTAGTAAGCACCCAGGGTGTTCTCGCGAGCTTCTTTCGCTGCCTTGATGGTTAACATTCCCTGCTTACCATCTTTGTACGGCCAGGTGCGGTCCAGGCAAACACCCATGTTGTACCAGCCCTTGATGGCGCCTCGGCAACTGGATCCGTCGTAACTGTCGCCTCGCCATTCGTCGTGACGCTTGGCCATCTCGTAAAGCATGCGGGCACTGACGGTGCCCCGGCGCCGACTCTGTGCGCGTTGCAGATTGACGACAGCGGCCAATGCGAAGCCGGTGCAGGAACCCTCGGTACCCTGGTCAAGAATGTGCAGCCGGGTCGGGCGTTCAATTTCATTGGCGAGTTGCACGAGAGCGGGCTGGTAAGTCCAGTCGCGAAAGTCGGGAACATCGGCGACAACGTTTAACTCGTACTTGCCGAGCTTGGCGGTAGTGTCTGGCATACTGGTGCACTTATTGGTTTTGATTACGCGAAAGAATAGTCGATATAGCGGAGGAATCCAGTTCCGCGGCGCTGCGACTGTGGTGGCGATGACATGCTGCCAGAGTGGCGATCGCGGGGCGGGATGAACAGCTACGGGAGATCAATGGATGCAAACGCTGGATGTGTTTCAGTCACTGTGGGCGATGGAGCAACGTCATCCACGAAAACCTGAGCCAGCTGCAGAGGAGAACCTGGCCCGTATTGGCGAAGCCGGCTACAAGGGAGTGTGTCTGGATCCAAGCGTAGCGGAAATACCCGAAACGCGGGCATTGCTGCCACTGCTGCGAAAGTACGACTTGCAGTGCATGCTCAATGTCTTCCCGCATACGGTGGCTGAATTGCGGCCTTTGCTGGAACTCGCCGACGAAATGCAAGCAGAACTTGTCAATATCATAGGCGGCGTCATGCCGCTCGCGGTGGAGGATGCGGTGCCGGTTGCCGAACGCTGGTTACGCATGAGTGACGATTTCAGTTTTCCGGTGCTGTTTGAAACCCACCGGGATTCATTACTGAACGATCTTTTCTATACCTTGCAACTCATCGAGCGCGTACCGGAAATGCGCTTGTGTGCTGACTTGTCGCACTTCGTCGTCAATCGGGAAATGCGCCTGCCATTGCGGGAAGAGGATCGCGGTTACATGAGCACGATCCTGAGTCGCTCCGACTGCTTTCAGGGCAGAATTGCGAACCGTGAGCAGGTGCAGATTCAAACCGGCTTCCCGCAGCATCAGGCGTGGGTCCAACAGTTCCGGGATTGGTGGGCTGAAGGCATGCGCCATTGGCGTGCGCGGAATGCCGCCGATGCACGCTTGATTTTTCTTTGCGAACTTGGACCGCCACCGTATGCAATGACTGACGCCGCGCAGAACGAGTTGTCTGATCGCTGGGAAGAGGCCGGTATTATACGCGGTTGGGCCGAGGCCGCCTGGGCCGCAAAATAGATCGATCGACCGGTTTTGGCCGCAGTTTCGTCTAACGACAATACAGTCGGCAAAAGGCGGGACGATGAGGGCTATAGCGGGTTTTGGCTGGCATCAAATTCAATCGAGCACAGCCTTCGAAATTCTCATACGCGGCCTGCGGCGACTCCAGTGGCAGGATGGGTCTTTGTGCCCGGAGCTCAAGCTGAACACCATCGACCTCCACGGCTGGGTCCTGTATCCCGCCGCGCTGTCGCCACGGAGCGTGGCCTATACAATCGGGGTCGGCGACGACATTTGTTTCGAACTCGCGATGATCAGACAATTTGAGGCCGAGGTGCACGCGTTCGACGCTACGCCGGAGGTGGCGACCTGGATAGCTAGCAAGGAACTACCGGACAGCTACAACTTCCACGGTTGGGCCGCTGCCGGCCGTGACGGCAATGTCAATTTGCGACGGTGGCCTGGTGAGTGCCACCCGGCAAGTCACTGCGGAAGCCCATTGAGCAGCAAACACGAGGTGCAGGCTATACCTGCCTACAGCTTGAAGACACTGATGAAGAAGTTGCGACACGCACACGTCGATTTGCTCAAAATCAATATCGACAATGCCGGGTCTACAGTGCTGGACGAACTGGTACGTACTGACATTCGCCCCGGACAGTTGCTGCTGGGCTTTCGGCATTGCGAGTCCTCGCTGAAAGATGAAGTTATTGCGGCAACCGTTCAGCGCCTGCGAAAGATTGGCTACCGCATTTTTTCCGTATCCAAATCGGGGCAGGAGATTTCGTTGCTGTTTTGAACCGCTCGGCTGGACAGCGTGCGGGACCTGAACCGGTTTGTCGGCGGCCGGCCTGCGGCATCAACAGGGCACTCAGTGTTCTGCAGCCTGTGCCTTGATCCATTCAGCCACTATTTCCTCCAGTACCGCGATCGGGAGTGAGCCATTGCCGACCACGACGTCGTGGAAACGGCGAATGTCGAAGCGAGTGCCCAATGCCTGCTCCGCTTGCTGACGCAACGCGCGAATGCGCAGTTCGCCGATCTTGTACGAGGTGGCCTGAGCAGGCCAGGTAATGTAGCGATCAACTTCATTTTCGATTTCGCTACGGGTGAGACCGGTATTTTTCAGCATGAAGTCGATGGCCTGCAGGCGGTTCCAGCCGAACATGTGCAGACCGGTGTCGACAACCAGCCGTGTGGCACGCCAGGCTTCGTAAGAAAGGCGGCCGAAATTGTCGTAGGGGTCCGTGTACATACCCATCTCCAGCCCCAATCGCTCGGAATACAAACCCCAGCCTTCGCCAAAAGCCGAGTGGTAGATGGAACGGCGAAACGCCGGCAGGTCCAGTTCGAGGGCAAGCGCGCTCTGTAGATGGTGCCCCGGCACGGCTTCGTGCAGCGTCAGTGCTGTCAGAGCGTACAGCGGTGCGGCGCGCAAGTCGGTGGTGTCGATGAAATACGTGCCCGGCGTGGTCCCGTCTCCGGTTGCCGCAACATAGTAGGCACCACGGCCCGGGTTGCTCTTGATGTTATAAGTCCCGCGCGGCAGCCGGGTGAAGAAGCGGGGTAACTCGCCTTCGGCTGTTTTTGCGATGAGTGCAGCGTTGCCCAGGAGTGCCTTCTCACTACCTGCATAGAATTCCGGCGCGTTTCGCAGATGTTCGAAAAAGTCGCGCAAGCCGCCGGCGAAGCCAAGCTGTGAGCGGACGGCTTCCATCTCGTCGCGAATACGGGCGAGTTCGGCCATACCCAGCTCATGGATATCGGCCGGCGTCATGGACGTTGTTGTGAAATAGCGCAACAAATACTCGTAGTACTCCCGGCCGCGGTGCACGTTGATAATTCCGGCGCTTTTCCGGCAATGTGGAATGTATTCATTGTTGAACACCTCCAGCAGGTCGCGGAAGCCGGGCATGATGCTGTCGCGAATCAATTCCGCGCCACGGGCGGCAAAGCGCTGTCGGTCATCCTCGGTGATCGCGGCCGGGAAACGCGTGAAAGGCGCGAACAGGGGGCTGTCTTCGGGGGTGGCCACTATGAGTTGTGAAATCGTCATGTCGTAGCCAGACATGGCCTCGCAATGCTGGGCGTATCCGCGCTGCGCAGCGTCCCGGAGCAACTTCAGGTGTTCCGCGTTGTAGCGTGGAAAGTCAGCGAGACTGACAAGATAACGTTCGTAGTCTTGGCTGGTAATGAACGCCATGTTGGCTGGGGCATTTACAAAGTAAGTGTGATAACCAAACAGCGCATTGACGGGGAAATAGCGGTCCGGTTGTTCGTAACTGTCGCGCTCCGTCATGCGCTCGTAGCGGAATACCCGGTAGGAAATCCGGTCCTGGCCAGTCAGGCTGTCGAGGTCAATGCGATTGAGGCGATCGAGGACTGATTCATTGTAAGCCTGGCGGCGCGAGTAGGCGTCAGCGGAGAAAGAGGGTAACGCGCCGTTCATGCGAAAGGCATCGGGATCACTGCGAAAATAGACCTGCTCGCGCTGGGTTGTTGCCCAGTGTTCATCAAGCAGGACGTGAAAATCATCGGCAGGCGCTGCGGCCGTCGTGTTCGCGTGAATGGCTGCTGTGAACAGCACGAGCAAAGTAAAGCGCGATATCTGTTGCATAGGTCAGATTTCCATGGCGAGCCGGCTACGGAACTTTAGCCCAATCGGGGCGTAAAGCGGAATCGGCGCTTGGTGGCGGGTAATTTCCGTGCTCCTGGCGTGAACTTGTGACGCAGCGCGCAGACGATGGTGGACGGCGCCCTAGAATTGGCCTATTCCGGCAACCGGTCCGTCCCCCATGCACGCCAAGACCCAAGTACAGGCCAAACCGCAGGCGCCCGGTATCGAGGTCAAGCCCAAGCAGGTTTCACACTTTGGGATCCTCTTCGAGAAAGTGGCGCCACTCTATACGTTGCTGCTGGTGCTGTGGGCCGTGGCCTTGATCGAATGGCTATGGGCCTGGAAGATCGCGATACCCGATCCGATCTACGTTACCTTGCTGGCCGCCGCGATGACCGTGTACGTGGCCGTTCGGACCTGGTCAGACTGGAACCACCTTATCGCGCTACGCAACCGACTGAATGAACAGTCGACGGTACGTGAGTTCCTTGATGGCCTGCGCGGCCTTGGGTATCGGGTGCTCCACAACATTCCCGGTGATAGTGGCAATATCGATCACGTCATCTTCTCCACCCACGGTGTTTTTGGTATTCAGGTGGTGGACCGTCGCAAAACAGCCGACAGTGATAACCGGATACGTTATGACGGTGCCGCTGTATCGTTGAATGGTGGCCCCTACGATTCGAGCGTCATCGATTTTGCCAATGCACGTTCGAAGCAATTGCAGCGCCTGATTCGGGAATGCACAGGTGCCGAGCTGCCGGTGAAGGCTGTGCTGTTATTTCCCGGCTGGACCGTGGAATCGGCTGAAAGCCAGAATCAGGCCAGTGTGTGGGTACTTAGTCCGAAGGCCTTGCCGATGTGGATAAAGAACACGCCGGAATCGATGGGCGGGCGAGAAGTCCGGCACACGGCGACCGAGCTTTCCGCTTACCTGGCCAACTACGAATAGGCGACGGGCATTTCTAAGCCTGGACGGCGGGCAATACGTAACGAACGACAGCGATAAAGTGGCAGGCGCCGCCAGCCAGCACGAACAAGTGCCAGATTGTATGGTGATAGCTCATGCGCCGTGCCACGTAAAAAGCAGCGCCGACCGTATAGGCGATACCACCAGCGATCAGCCAGGTCATGCCTTCGGCACCGATTGCCCCGGCAATTTTCGGGCTCGCCAATACGACCAGCCAGCCCATCAACAGATACCCGGCCAGTGACAGCCTGGGATAGCGGTGCCGGAACCAGAGCTTGCCAATAATGCCCGCCGTCGCAAGTGTCCAGATGGCAGCAAACAGCCACCATCCTGTTGTGTCCCGCATAGAGACCAGCAGGAAGGGGGTATAGGTGCCGGCGATCAGAATGTAAATTGCACAATGGTCGATCAGTTTGTACACGTGGGTATGCTTCGATGCATGCAGTGCGTGATACAGCGTCGATGCGAGAAACAGTGCAATCAGGCTGACGCCGTAAACAAGACTCGCAGCGATGCGCCATGGGTCGTCCATGCCAATCGACAGGTACAGCATCCAGCTCAGGCCAGCAATGCTCAGGAGCACGCCGGCACCGTGACTGCTGGCGTGCAGTAGCTCTTCGAACGATGTGTACCGTGCAGGGCTGATCGACATGGCCAGGGTCCGGCGAATACGGCGGGGAACTGAGCCACAGACTAGCACGGTAACGGACCTGTGGCTGGTCCACTTGCCGGTAATAGCGTGGCAGAATGGCGGCACACTGTCCCTGGATACCTGATGAATATGAACCGTTCCGCACGGCTGTTATGGCCCCTGATGATCCTCCACACGTCGGCGTTTGCACTCGACGTGACCTCGCGAATCGATGCAGTGGCGGTGTACCCCTCCGGAGCGGTGGTCACACGCGTGGCAAGTGTTGCCTTGCCTGCCGGCACCTCAACGATCCGGCTGACCGGACTCGTCAATGATCTGGACCCTGAGCAGATACGACTGCAGGCAGTGGCCGCAAACGTGGAACTGGGTCAGATCCGGATTGACAGGGAAGAGCAGCGCGACGCGTTCAACGCAGAGATTGACAGTCTCAATACGGAGATTGCCGCGCTGCAGGAGCGGATCGCCAGTATTGACGATGCGGTCAAAAGCGCCGAATTGCGCTTGAAATTTCTCGACGGTCTGGCAGCGGGGTATTCGAAAGAGGCGTGGCATGGCAGTGCTCAGGGAACGGCCGACATCAACAGCTGGCGACAGGCATTGGCGTTACTGGAGTCAGCATCGGGCGACGCGTATGCGACCGTTCGTGAGCAAAAAGCGGCTCGTACGGCTGCTGAACGCGAACTGTCCCTGTTGCAGCGGAATCTGGCAAGCAAGCGCGGCGGCGCGCTGAGCTCGACTGTACTCGAAGTTTCCCTGCGTGCAGCCAGCGCCACATCGACGGAATTGCGCCTGGACTACTTTCAGGACGATGCAAGCTGGCGGTCGCAATATGAAGCCCGGCTCGACAGCAATGCCGGCACCTTGCGCCTGACTCAGCAGGCGGTCATTGAACAAGGCACTGACGAATCGTGGAGCAACGTTATGTTGTCATTGTCTACCAGTGATCCGTCAGGCGATCTTGAGCCGGGTAGCCTGGACCCGGAGTTCCTGGATATCTACGAGCCACCCGCGCCATCCGCGCCCGCCAGAAGTCGTTTGCAACAACTCGGAGCCATGGCGGATTCCATGGAAGAAATGCTCGTTGCCAGCGAGAAAGTTACCTCACGCGTGGGCAACTACGCTGTGACTTACGACGTACCGGGGCGTGTCAGTGTTTCCAACAACAGCGACGAGACGCAGTCGTTTGATGTGACGGCGTTCGATACCGCTGTGAAGCTGGTAACACGCATAGTGCCGCGTAACGGCGATCAAGCTTATCTTGCAGCGCGCTTTCTCTACGATGGCAGCGTTCCCCTCTACGAAAGCGGCTTGCGTGTCTACGTAGACGGTGCCTATGCGGGTGCGAGCACGATGCCGACAGCACTACCGCAAACCGAGGTGACAGTGCCAATGGGTCAGGATCGGCGCGTCGAAGTGAAAGTCGTCGATCAGGGCGATGTCACAGGTCGTGGCGGCATCGTCAGCCGCCGAAAAACAGAAACGACGAACTACATCTTTGAGATAGCCAATCGCCGCCAGTCGGAAACATTGGTTGAAGTGGTCGACCGCTACCCGGTGCCGCGCAATAAAGATATTGAAGTCGACGTAGCACGTAATTCGACAGCGCCAACGGAAACCAGTTTTAACGATCAGCCGGGTGTCATTCTGTGGCGCAAGGCGCTAGAGCCGAATGAAAGTTGGCGGATTCAGCATCAGTACACGGTCACTTACCCCGCCGACAAGGTTCTATCGCGACAGTGATAGCCCGCGCGAACGGAAGTGCCCGGGTGATCTTGGCTGGAAGCAACGATGCTTTGCGCCTATCCCTGCCGGCAGCCGCCTGTAAGCGCGCCCTTCTGCGCGGCGCTGATGTCACGCGATTCATACGCAGGTTGCCGTGAGCCAGGCATCGATGAAGGGTATTTTCCATGCCGCTATCGGTGGCTGACAATGCGAGAGCCGGTGTTAGGGGAAGACGGGTTCGCGTTCGTCCGCTGTTAATGTTAATTGCACAGGGTTGTGCATAATCAAGAACAACATGGGCGATTCATTCAAGCGACCAATAAGCCTCAATCACTTGTCGTTGCAGAAACCGGGGTGGTCCGGTGTTGTAATGTACTTCCGGACGATGCTGGTTTAGGGTGTCGGCCGTCAATCGAAGAGGTTTATGAATCCCAGCAATCTTCAAGGTGAATGGCGTTGGCTCGGTAGTGGCTTTCTGCTCATGTGGTTCTCAGGGTTTGGCCAGACCTATTACATTGCTATTTTCGCGGGCCAGCTGAAATCCACTATTCACCTGACAGACGGCGGGTTTGGCAGCCTGTACAGCGTAGCGACACTGGGTAGCGCGGCGTTATTGGCGTGGGCGGGCAAGTTCGCTGACGACATCAGCGTCCGCTGGCTGGGGGCCGCCGTTTTAGGTGGCCTTGCAGTTACGTCGATCGGCATGGCAAACGTCAACTCCCCTCTGATTCTCGGTCTGGTCTTTTTCGGTTTGCGGTTCTTTGGCCAGGGCATGTGCACTCACGTAGCGATGACCGCTATGGGTCGATGGTTCAACCAGAAGCGGGGCCAGGCGGTATCTATCGCGGGTCTCGGCCTGCCGTTTAGCGAAGGACTGCTGCCCCTGTTCGCCGTCGGCATGATCAGTCTGGTTGGTTGGCGGAATACCTGGTTGGTATCGGCGGCGTTGCTCGTCGCGGTCGGTATTCCCGTTTTAATAACACTGTTAAAACACGAACGTCATCCAACCCGCGGTCCGTTAGCCAAGGAACACGATTCACGGGTCCCAGACCGACATCATTGGACGCGTACAGAGGTTTTGCGGAATCCCACATTTTACCTGCTGATGCCGATCACGCTGGCGGTGCCGTTTATTCTTACCGGGATTTTCATCAATCAGGTTCCAGTAGCGGAAATCAAAGGGTGGGATCTGTCACTTTTCGCCGCCAGTTTTCCATTGCTCGCAATTGCACACGTAGTCGCGGCACTGGCTACGGGGAAACTTGTAGACCGTTTCAGCGCCCGACACCTGCTTGCTGTAAGTCTGACGCCGTTAGCTTTGGGGGCAGCGATCCTTGTGTACGCAACGGATCCATTGGCATTACCGGTTCTGATGATGGTGCTTGGTATCAATCTGGGCATGTCGTCAACGACGCATGGGGCCTTGTGGGCAGAGTTGTACGGAATTGATAACCTTGGTTCGATACGTTCGATCATTACTGCAGTCACGGTTTTTGCGACTGCGGTCGCACCCGGGCTAATCGGGATGCTGATGGATCACGGTGTGGCACTGGAGTTTCAGCTTCAGGTGATGGCGCTTTACTGCATAACAGCGTCACTGCTGGCATACGGGCTCAGGCCGGCACTTGATCGAATTGCAGCGAGTTAGCGGCAGTTGTCAGACGTTCATCGACAGAGGGTTCGTGTTGCACAAGATTGCTCTATTTGCCGACGTACAGAATATTTACTACACAACCAGACAATCGTTCGGTAGGCAATTTGACTACCGGGCATTGTGGGAACGTGTCGGCGCGCAAGGCGACATTGTTGCGGCGACGGCGTACGCGATTGATCGCGGCGATGACAAGCAACGCAAGTTCCAGGATGCACTGCGCAGTATTGGCTTTGAAGTGAAACTCAAACCGTTTATCCAGCGTCGCGACGGTTCTGCAAAGGGCGACTGGGACGTTGGGATTGCCATTGACGTGATGGAAACCGCGCCGACCGTGGACACCGTTGTATTGCTTTCAGGCGATGGCGACTTCGATCTGTTGCTGGAGAGGGTTCGCAAGAACTACGGCGTCAAAGCCGAGGTATATAGCGTGCCTGCATTGACGGCGAATTCACTGATTGAACATGCCAGTACCTGGCACGCGATCGACAGGACTCTGTTGATCTAGTCATCCTTGCCAAGCATCGAACGAAGTTCCGCGACCTGAATTTCCAGTTGCTCGACCCGTTGCTCCAGGTCTGAAGTACTGCGGCGCGCGGGCGTCGGACTGGCCTCGGTCTTGCGCGCATGCGCATCCATGTCGATCTCGCCGGACAGCAGGTGCATGTACTCCGAATCTTTGCGGCCGGGTGTGCGCGGCAACTTTACGACCAGAGGGCCGCGTTCGTGCTCCAGCAATGATGTCAAGGTGGCCACAACGGCAGAATTGTCCTCGAACTCGTGCAGTCGCCGGCAATGAGTTCGTAGTTCCCCCGGTGTTTGTGCGCCGCGCAACAGCAATGCGCAGACCACGGCCAACTGAGCGTCGTCAAAATGGAAGTCACTGTAGCGGGTATTGCAAAAGCGTTGCGAGTACTTCTCGATATTGCTTTTGAAGTTCTCGTCGATACGCAGCAGGCTCTTTCCGTCCAGCAGGCGTGTAGCTCGCTGCACTTCACCTTTGTTCAGATTCATTGTCGGGTTGCGCCCCGACTTCTGATTGCAGGCATTCGTCAGCCCGTTGAGCGACAGCGGGTATTGATCCGGCGTAACGATGGATTTTTCAATCAGGCAGCCAATGATGCGGGCTTCTACAGCGTCTAATTTGAGCGGCACAGCGGGAACCTCAACGTGTTGCAGACTGCGGACTATAAGCGTTCTGGCGCAGTCCGGGGCGACTTTCTGGAAACAGCTCGACGGACCCGGCGGGCCGCAGGTGCCGGCTTGCCGGAAAACAGTGCATTAGCCCTCCTTCCGTTCAGGTCGACCTACCCGCATCGTCCTTCAGACGCATGACTTTGGCGCGGTTTACATACAGCAAATCACTGATTTTCAGTACCAGTGAGTCTTCGTATTTGCTCAGTCGGCCATCCGCGTAAGCGACTTTCCACAAGAGGTCGATTACCCGGACTTTCTCATCTTCGCTGAGTGAGTTGTGCAGTTGGCGCGTGAACTGATGCACTTCAACCATTGCTTCGGCTTTTTCGTCAGCCGCGTTCGTGAGTTGGTTGGCTTCTTCTGTGCTGAGATCGAAGTGCTTTCTGATCAGCTCGATGAGCAGTTCGAATTCCGCTTCCTGAAAATCATTGTCGGCACGCGCGACATCTACCATGAGTACCGCCGTCGCTATGCGAATGGCGTGTTCACGTTGTTCGGGCGTGTCACTCTGAGCCGTGTTGCCAGCCAGAGTTCTGTTTAGCCGTTCCGCAAGTCGCTTGAGCATTGTCTCTCCAGTCAGTGAATCACTATGTTACTGGGACGACGATACTGTCGTCGAGTTCGCATCAATGCGTTGCGTTCACGTAAATGGCCGGAACAGGGCGGGTGTATCTGGAATTACCCCGGGTCAGTCGCTGTCATGTTGGCGGCCGGACCTGCTTTCTGTACCCAGGAGGGACGGCCGGCGTGTCCGGAGAGGAGAACTGCACCGCCATCGGCACGGCTGTGCCGCAAATCTCTGCGTCCGTGTTGTGGTGGGCAGTGTAGAATGGCCCCACTCGCATGGGGTTCGTGTTGCTGGGCCCCTGACGCACAACGCCGGGATCCGGAGCGCTTTCAATGGGCACAATCACCGCGAAAATGGAAGCTGAACTGATTCGTATCTTCAGCCGTTTCGATACAGACGGCAGCGGTTATATCGAGGAAGCGGAGTTCCACAAGATCCTCGATAGCCTGGGATACGACGAAAGCAATGAAGTGCGCAGCCTCGAATTCGCGGCCATCGACGATGACGAAGATGGCAAAGTACGCTTTCGCGAATTCGCAGACTGGTGGCTCGATAACCGCTAGTTGTTGCGAGCGCCTGGCACGTAGCGTTCCTTCGTTCGCTTTTCGACATCTTCGCGATAGTACGCAACTTCCTTGAAGTCACGGTCGATGTAGCGCTGAACCTGGTCGTCAAAATGTTCGGACGACGGGTCGTTGCTCTGCCCACCGGCAAGGATCGTCCTGGCTTTGACCTTGTCGCCAAACTCCACGACCGCGACGAAACTATTGCCTCTGTATCCGTACAGGCGCTTGGTGCCGGCAAATCGTCGTGCACCGTAGGCCGCCAATGCGCCCCAGCGACTGGATGCCATGCCAACGGGAAGACTGGGCTTGCTGTCGTCAAAAGGCAGTTCAATGTCACCGTTCAGTCGCTGAAACCGATTCACTTCGCCCCACGGCATTTTCCAGCTGCCAAAGTCGGCCTCCAGATTGGCCAGCGTTTCCGCGAACAAATGCAGGCGTTCTGCCGGGGGCGAGCCTTCGCCGAAATAATTGACCCGATCCATGCCTTGCAGCTTGTTCGGGTTTGCACCCTGTTCTTCATAGTGCATGCCGTAGAAATGTGCGAGTGTCATAGCAACTGAATCGGCGCTGACGGTCATGTCCCAGTTACGCAATTCAGCAATGGCTTCAGCCATGTCACTCGCCGATTTTTCGCTGGCGTCCCAGGCCTCGATCAAGCCGGGAATCAGTTTCTCAAAGCCGGGCAAGTGAGGGTCATAGGCAAGATCAAGCAACGAATCCAGGGTGAGATCGCTGACTCCGGCAAGTACGCGTTGGGCGTGTACACCGCGGAAGTTCTCCGGGTCCGGTGCCATGTACACCGGATAGTCTTCGCGTTTCGGGCTGAATTCGGCGGCCGCGGTAAACGGTGTTGAGTTGGCATTCTGGATCCATCCGTTTTCCGGATTTGTGACGGTGATGATTTCATCCACGGTATGCAATCCCTGCCAATCCGTTGCCGGGTCGCTGCCGTCCACGGGCTTGCTGAAGTCGAAGGCCGGATCGCGTTGCGGGATAAAATTGCCGTGGAAGTAAGCGATGTTGCCCGAAGAGTCGGCGAAAACGGTGTTATTCGACGAGTTGGTGCGGATATCCATCATTTCGCGGAATTCATCGTAATTCTTGAGCTTGGTGCGGACGTAAGACTGGGTAAGGGCATTGACCGGGTCCCAGTTGATACGGGTTACAACCCAGCGGTCACCGGCTTTGTGGGTGACCGGGCCGTGATGAGTACGGTAGGTCGTAAACGTGCGTTCGCCGACTGCATCGCCGTCTGCGTATTTCAAGGTCACCTGCGACGTCTCGACAGGGCGCATTTCGTCGCCGTAGCGATAAACAAGCTTGCCATTGATCTGGCGGACGTCTTCCACGAACTCGTCCATAAAGTCCACGTTCGTAGATGTGTGCATCCAGCCGGTGTGCTCGTTGAACCCCTGATAGATGAAAAACTGTCCCCAGGTGACGGCACCATAGGCATTGAGGCCTTCTTCGCTAACGGCGTGAATTTCCCCTCGGAAGTAAAACGATGTGTGCGGATTAATCAGCAGCAGCGCATTCCCGTTGCGGGTCAGTTTCGGCGCGATGGCGATGCCGTTGGAGCCGGCAGGTTCAGCCGTATCAAGTCCGGCCCGGCGTGCTGCTTCTATGCTGTCCAGTGCGCGACCTTCGCCGTAGAACGCCTTGATGCCTTCCAGCGGAATTTGTTCGATATCGCCGCCGATGGACCCTTCGCTGAAGAACATCGGCATCCACGGTTCAAACCGGGTAAGCAATTTCGGCTCAACGTCAGGATGAGTCATGAGGTAGTAGTTCAGGCCATCGGCAAACGCGTCGCAGAGTGCCTGCAACCACGCTGGAGCATCAGCGTACGCTTGCTTGGCATCGTCAACGGACATGTAGAGGCGGGCGCGCAGGTCGCTGTAGATTGCTTCTTCGCCTTCCACTTCGGCCAGCCTGCCGGTGGCCCAGATATAGTTTCGTTCGATACGGGGAAAGTCGTCCTCGGCTTGCGCATACAACATGCCGAAGACGGTATCGGCGTCGGTCTTGCCATAAACGTGCGGTACGCCGAAATCATCGCGCAGAATCTCAACGTTGGCGGCGCGGGCTTCCAGGCGTGCTTGTTCGGGATCCGTGTCGTTGCT
The DNA window shown above is from Woeseia oceani and carries:
- a CDS encoding MFS transporter — its product is MNPSNLQGEWRWLGSGFLLMWFSGFGQTYYIAIFAGQLKSTIHLTDGGFGSLYSVATLGSAALLAWAGKFADDISVRWLGAAVLGGLAVTSIGMANVNSPLILGLVFFGLRFFGQGMCTHVAMTAMGRWFNQKRGQAVSIAGLGLPFSEGLLPLFAVGMISLVGWRNTWLVSAALLVAVGIPVLITLLKHERHPTRGPLAKEHDSRVPDRHHWTRTEVLRNPTFYLLMPITLAVPFILTGIFINQVPVAEIKGWDLSLFAASFPLLAIAHVVAALATGKLVDRFSARHLLAVSLTPLALGAAILVYATDPLALPVLMMVLGINLGMSSTTHGALWAELYGIDNLGSIRSIITAVTVFATAVAPGLIGMLMDHGVALEFQLQVMALYCITASLLAYGLRPALDRIAAS
- a CDS encoding NYN domain-containing protein, with product MHKIALFADVQNIYYTTRQSFGRQFDYRALWERVGAQGDIVAATAYAIDRGDDKQRKFQDALRSIGFEVKLKPFIQRRDGSAKGDWDVGIAIDVMETAPTVDTVVLLSGDGDFDLLLERVRKNYGVKAEVYSVPALTANSLIEHASTWHAIDRTLLI
- a CDS encoding YceH family protein, whose protein sequence is MPLKLDAVEARIIGCLIEKSIVTPDQYPLSLNGLTNACNQKSGRNPTMNLNKGEVQRATRLLDGKSLLRIDENFKSNIEKYSQRFCNTRYSDFHFDDAQLAVVCALLLRGAQTPGELRTHCRRLHEFEDNSAVVATLTSLLEHERGPLVVKLPRTPGRKDSEYMHLLSGEIDMDAHARKTEASPTPARRSTSDLEQRVEQLEIQVAELRSMLGKDD
- a CDS encoding tellurite resistance TerB family protein, which encodes MLKRLAERLNRTLAGNTAQSDTPEQREHAIRIATAVLMVDVARADNDFQEAEFELLIELIRKHFDLSTEEANQLTNAADEKAEAMVEVHQFTRQLHNSLSEDEKVRVIDLLWKVAYADGRLSKYEDSLVLKISDLLYVNRAKVMRLKDDAGRST
- a CDS encoding EF-hand domain-containing protein; protein product: MGTITAKMEAELIRIFSRFDTDGSGYIEEAEFHKILDSLGYDESNEVRSLEFAAIDDDEDGKVRFREFADWWLDNR
- a CDS encoding acylase; this encodes MSVSIRRFPFLTLFTILFLAACSPEPPESASNDTDPEQARLEARAANVEILRDDFGVPHVYGKTDADTVFGMLYAQAEDDFPRIERNYIWATGRLAEVEGEEAIYSDLRARLYMSVDDAKQAYADAPAWLQALCDAFADGLNYYLMTHPDVEPKLLTRFEPWMPMFFSEGSIGGDIEQIPLEGIKAFYGEGRALDSIEAARRAGLDTAEPAGSNGIAIAPKLTRNGNALLLINPHTSFYFRGEIHAVSEEGLNAYGAVTWGQFFIYQGFNEHTGWMHTSTNVDFMDEFVEDVRQINGKLVYRYGDEMRPVETSQVTLKYADGDAVGERTFTTYRTHHGPVTHKAGDRWVVTRINWDPVNALTQSYVRTKLKNYDEFREMMDIRTNSSNNTVFADSSGNIAYFHGNFIPQRDPAFDFSKPVDGSDPATDWQGLHTVDEIITVTNPENGWIQNANSTPFTAAAEFSPKREDYPVYMAPDPENFRGVHAQRVLAGVSDLTLDSLLDLAYDPHLPGFEKLIPGLIEAWDASEKSASDMAEAIAELRNWDMTVSADSVAMTLAHFYGMHYEEQGANPNKLQGMDRVNYFGEGSPPAERLHLFAETLANLEADFGSWKMPWGEVNRFQRLNGDIELPFDDSKPSLPVGMASSRWGALAAYGARRFAGTKRLYGYRGNSFVAVVEFGDKVKARTILAGGQSNDPSSEHFDDQVQRYIDRDFKEVAYYREDVEKRTKERYVPGARNN